One window of Methanothermobacter thermautotrophicus genomic DNA carries:
- a CDS encoding TraB/GumN family protein: MKELKIIGTAHVSSKSIEEVRRTILEMEPDVVAVELDAERYRRLMDEKFGVQRDEPSLWEALRHGNPGVILAGWVLTYFQRKVGEDLGVKPGSEMLAAIEAAHDVGAGLALIDRDIGLTMQRAIKSMGRIEKLRFFAGIIRSFLWKDDPKEIEDLKSDDTLLEVMEEFKKISPAAYRVLVEERDAFMAHRLLSIEEDRVVAVVGAGHRKGIEEYLQEPEKLPPIDELMKIPPDLEPL, from the coding sequence ATGAAGGAACTGAAGATCATAGGAACAGCACACGTATCAAGTAAAAGTATAGAGGAGGTAAGAAGAACCATCCTTGAGATGGAACCAGACGTCGTTGCAGTTGAACTGGACGCTGAGAGATACCGCAGGCTCATGGATGAAAAATTCGGGGTTCAGAGGGATGAACCATCCCTTTGGGAAGCCCTACGCCATGGAAACCCTGGGGTGATCCTTGCGGGCTGGGTTTTAACCTACTTCCAGCGGAAGGTTGGTGAGGATCTGGGCGTGAAACCCGGCTCAGAGATGCTGGCAGCCATAGAGGCCGCCCATGATGTGGGAGCTGGACTGGCACTCATAGACCGTGACATCGGACTGACCATGCAGAGGGCCATTAAATCCATGGGGAGGATTGAGAAGCTCAGATTCTTCGCAGGGATAATAAGATCATTCCTCTGGAAGGATGATCCGAAGGAGATCGAAGACCTCAAAAGTGATGATACTCTCCTTGAGGTTATGGAGGAGTTCAAAAAGATCTCTCCGGCAGCATACCGTGTCCTAGTTGAAGAAAGGGATGCCTTCATGGCCCACAGGCTGCTCTCCATCGAGGAGGACCGGGTGGTGGCTGTTGTGGGCGCCGGTCACAGGAAGGGTATAGAGGAGTACCTCCAGGAGCCCGAGAAGCTGCCGCCAATTGATGAACTGATGAAGATACCCCCCGATCTGGAACCGTTGTAG
- a CDS encoding NifB/NifX family molybdenum-iron cluster-binding protein, translating to MKICIPVMEERGMDSKVSEHFGKTPLFAFYDDEVNELEIIKIEGRHSGGRLTPAEILVNSDADLLICANMGSKAINLLRTHGVDVLMGARGTVAETLKMLKMGELTGAADPCNGLH from the coding sequence ATGAAAATATGTATTCCCGTAATGGAAGAAAGGGGCATGGATTCAAAGGTTTCAGAGCACTTTGGAAAAACGCCCCTATTTGCTTTTTATGATGACGAAGTAAATGAACTGGAAATAATAAAAATAGAGGGAAGGCACAGCGGAGGAAGACTAACACCCGCAGAGATTCTGGTAAATTCCGATGCAGATCTCCTCATATGCGCAAATATGGGCTCAAAGGCCATTAACCTTCTCAGGACACATGGTGTTGATGTTCTGATGGGTGCCAGGGGAACAGTGGCTGAGACACTCAAAATGCTTAAAATGGGTGAGCTCACAGGAGCTGCAGATCCCTGCAATGGACTTCATTGA
- the comB gene encoding 2-phosphosulfolactate phosphatase, with protein MRVMLSFERPEGSGLCIMVDLLRASATITAALDRFREVIPVADIEEALEYSGKGYLVAGERGGETLPGFIANSPIEVKNYSGDALVLTTSNGTRILESVESDALVGCLNNLDAVAEAARELSDEVEVVMAGVNGRFAIEDFLCAGEIIAAIDGEMDEYAEASVLAVQDRSLVDDAIRRSRSAERLGGLGFMEDVEYCIRRNITGNVPIYRDGRIELME; from the coding sequence ATGAGGGTAATGCTGAGCTTTGAAAGACCGGAAGGCAGTGGACTCTGCATAATGGTGGACCTCCTGAGGGCCAGTGCAACCATCACGGCAGCCCTTGACCGGTTCAGGGAGGTTATCCCTGTTGCTGACATTGAAGAGGCCCTTGAGTACTCCGGGAAGGGTTACCTGGTTGCAGGGGAACGTGGAGGTGAGACCCTCCCCGGCTTCATAGCCAACTCCCCCATTGAAGTTAAGAACTACAGTGGGGATGCGCTGGTGCTCACCACCAGTAACGGCACAAGGATCCTTGAATCTGTTGAGTCAGATGCCCTTGTTGGGTGTCTCAACAACCTGGATGCCGTGGCTGAGGCTGCAAGGGAACTTTCAGATGAAGTTGAGGTGGTTATGGCCGGTGTTAATGGGAGATTTGCCATAGAGGACTTCCTCTGCGCCGGTGAAATAATAGCGGCCATCGATGGTGAAATGGACGAATATGCAGAGGCCTCAGTACTAGCAGTTCAGGACAGATCCCTGGTTGATGATGCCATACGCAGATCCAGATCAGCTGAAAGGCTGGGAGGCCTTGGATTCATGGAGGACGTTGAGTACTGCATCAGGAGGAACATAACAGGGAACGTTCCCATCTACCGTGATGGGAGAATAGAACTCATGGAGTAG
- a CDS encoding P-loop NTPase: MKPLMVAITGGKGGTGKSTIACSLAIALANKFRVLLVDTDVECPDDHIILSVQRRKTDEVTLQIPSFDFSACSMCGNCSEVCRKNAIVFVEGRHPILVRDRCSGCGTCSLSCRNNAIKDEEMVAGFLYDGKLPENYDEKIRRNFRLLSGETTVNIESSARLVDSLMKNAREHHDMDFIIIDTAAGVHCNVIHAIMDVNLAFAVTEPTPFGSHDLKLILKLLDRLGVTSSIILNRAGIGNADPILEVSRETGRPIVAEIGYSKDVMEAYSAGEPLNVPEIDAVAELLEMQRC, encoded by the coding sequence ATGAAGCCCTTAATGGTAGCAATAACCGGGGGAAAGGGGGGAACAGGAAAATCAACCATAGCATGTTCTCTTGCCATAGCCCTCGCCAATAAATTCAGGGTACTCCTCGTAGACACAGATGTTGAGTGTCCAGATGACCACATAATCCTGTCCGTACAGAGAAGAAAAACAGATGAAGTAACTCTTCAGATACCCTCCTTTGATTTTTCAGCTTGCTCCATGTGCGGTAACTGTTCAGAGGTGTGCAGAAAAAATGCAATCGTATTTGTGGAGGGCAGGCACCCAATTCTTGTCAGGGATAGATGCAGTGGCTGTGGGACATGCAGTCTTTCATGCAGAAATAATGCAATAAAGGATGAGGAGATGGTCGCAGGCTTCCTTTATGATGGCAAACTCCCTGAAAATTATGATGAGAAAATTAGAAGAAATTTCAGGTTACTTTCCGGGGAAACAACTGTGAATATAGAATCAAGCGCACGATTGGTGGATTCACTCATGAAAAATGCGAGAGAGCACCATGATATGGACTTCATAATCATTGACACTGCAGCAGGAGTCCACTGTAATGTTATACATGCCATCATGGATGTTAACCTTGCCTTTGCTGTTACAGAGCCAACACCCTTCGGTAGTCATGATCTGAAGCTGATACTTAAGCTCCTTGACAGGCTGGGTGTAACTTCAAGTATTATCCTCAACCGTGCAGGAATTGGTAACGCAGACCCGATACTCGAGGTTTCCAGAGAAACAGGGAGGCCCATTGTGGCTGAAATAGGATATTCTAAGGATGTAATGGAGGCCTATTCAGCGGGTGAACCCCTTAATGTTCCAGAAATAGATGCTGTTGCAGAGTTACTTGAGATGCAGAGGTGTTAA
- a CDS encoding ATP-binding protein — MLLQSYLRCRGVNVKEVCILSGKGGAGKSSIVASMAVLLADRAEIIVGDCDVDTPNLALIMGSSGDVECETIRASEKAFLMAERCKSRKKCVRVCRFNAIKWSAKNSKPEINEFLCEGCGACAYICPDRAIDIREVDTGKICYFKSDYGFGVVSGHLKIGERGSGKIVDSLRRKVSEIGRAEGLDLALLDSAAGIGCPVVSSVKGCDRAIIITEPTKAAINDSKRAIELVRHFGIPHSIIINKYDLNYEIAAEIEDLADRNEIPIMGRIPYDLAFTDALVNGLPAVICNPHLKKLFRGMVDELMLNMGLD, encoded by the coding sequence ATGCTGTTGCAGAGTTACTTGAGATGCAGAGGTGTTAACGTGAAGGAGGTATGTATCCTCTCAGGAAAGGGTGGGGCTGGAAAGAGCAGCATAGTGGCTTCAATGGCGGTTTTACTCGCTGATAGAGCAGAAATAATCGTTGGGGACTGCGATGTGGACACACCCAATCTGGCACTCATCATGGGATCTTCAGGGGATGTGGAGTGCGAAACCATAAGGGCCTCTGAAAAGGCATTCTTAATGGCTGAAAGATGCAAATCAAGAAAGAAATGCGTGAGGGTATGCAGATTCAATGCAATAAAATGGAGTGCAAAGAACTCAAAACCTGAAATAAATGAATTTCTCTGCGAAGGATGCGGAGCATGTGCATATATATGCCCTGATAGAGCGATAGATATCAGAGAAGTGGATACAGGAAAGATTTGCTATTTTAAGTCTGATTACGGATTCGGTGTAGTATCCGGCCATCTTAAAATTGGTGAGAGAGGCTCAGGAAAGATTGTGGATTCTCTGAGGAGAAAGGTCTCTGAAATTGGAAGAGCGGAGGGCCTGGATCTGGCTCTCCTGGATTCAGCAGCCGGTATTGGCTGCCCTGTGGTATCATCAGTTAAGGGATGTGACCGGGCCATTATAATAACGGAACCTACAAAGGCAGCTATAAATGACTCTAAACGTGCAATAGAACTTGTAAGGCATTTTGGGATCCCACACTCCATAATAATCAATAAATACGATTTAAATTATGAGATCGCAGCTGAGATAGAAGATCTTGCAGACAGGAATGAGATACCCATCATGGGAAGGATACCCTACGATTTGGCATTTACAGATGCTCTGGTTAACGGATTACCCGCAGTGATCTGCAATCCCCACCTTAAAAAGCTATTTAGGGGGATGGTTGATGAGCTAATGCTAAATATGGGGCTGGATTGA
- a CDS encoding GTPBP1 family GTP-binding protein, with protein sequence MIEDLRSFTSPGERRNIEFKKALSAGYHLKMDRRKGLISQMKYRMERGKGRAVYLLGVEDSGEPVGLPADKLDESVKVLRTLSSEIGAVVEEVNLHEGTEGMVAEVVISRKAKTAREHLLVGVAGHVDHGKSTLLGTLTTGTPDDGSGKTRIFLDVQKHEIERGLSADLSFAIYGFRDGRVMRLKNPLDRKEKSRLMDEADRVISFVDTVGHEPWLRTTIRGIVGQKLDYGLLTVAADEGPTHITREHLGIMIAMELPVIVALTKCDMATAENQRNVRKKISELLKLVGRIPFHVKSRDAAAGIAGKMNQHIVPIIETSSVTGEGLEILDELFLNLRVRRDVKDDEKPFLMYIDKIYSIRGVGTVVSGTIQQGLVKKGDTLLLGPLKTGKFREVTVKSIEMHHYRIGCAEPGHIVGISISGASPDEIERGMILSHPDYEPEAVREFEAEVAILVHPTTIKAGYESVTHIETIAETTVLEPLDSDFMSAGDRGRVRMRFKYRPHHVREGQKIIFREGRSKGIGSVTRIIR encoded by the coding sequence ATGATAGAAGACCTGAGATCATTCACATCCCCGGGTGAGAGAAGGAACATAGAATTCAAGAAGGCCCTCTCAGCCGGGTATCACCTGAAGATGGACCGTAGAAAGGGCCTGATATCCCAGATGAAGTACCGTATGGAGAGGGGTAAGGGCAGGGCAGTGTACCTCCTGGGTGTGGAGGACAGCGGTGAACCGGTCGGCCTCCCTGCTGATAAACTGGATGAGTCAGTCAAGGTCCTAAGAACCCTCAGCAGTGAGATAGGTGCAGTTGTGGAGGAGGTTAACCTCCATGAGGGTACAGAGGGTATGGTAGCAGAGGTTGTAATCTCAAGGAAGGCGAAAACAGCAAGGGAGCACCTCCTGGTGGGTGTTGCTGGCCACGTGGACCATGGTAAGAGCACCCTCCTGGGGACCCTCACAACAGGCACCCCTGATGATGGGAGCGGTAAGACAAGGATATTCCTTGATGTCCAGAAGCATGAGATAGAGAGGGGCCTGTCGGCTGATCTCTCCTTTGCCATCTACGGCTTCAGGGACGGCAGGGTTATGAGGCTCAAGAACCCCCTTGACAGGAAGGAGAAGTCACGCCTCATGGATGAAGCAGATAGAGTCATATCCTTCGTTGACACCGTCGGCCATGAACCCTGGCTTCGAACGACCATAAGGGGGATTGTGGGTCAGAAGCTCGACTACGGACTCCTCACGGTGGCAGCCGATGAGGGGCCCACCCACATAACAAGGGAGCACCTGGGTATAATGATCGCCATGGAGCTCCCGGTAATCGTGGCCCTCACAAAGTGCGATATGGCCACCGCTGAAAACCAGAGGAATGTGAGGAAGAAGATATCTGAACTGCTTAAACTGGTCGGAAGGATCCCCTTCCATGTGAAGAGCAGGGATGCTGCAGCCGGGATAGCCGGTAAGATGAACCAGCACATAGTCCCCATAATCGAGACCTCCTCAGTTACAGGGGAGGGCCTTGAAATCCTCGATGAACTCTTCCTGAACCTCAGGGTCAGGCGGGATGTTAAGGATGATGAGAAGCCATTCCTCATGTACATAGACAAGATATACTCCATCAGGGGTGTTGGTACCGTTGTCAGCGGGACAATCCAGCAGGGACTGGTGAAAAAGGGTGACACCCTCCTCCTGGGACCCCTTAAGACAGGGAAATTCAGGGAGGTCACCGTCAAATCAATAGAAATGCACCACTACCGGATAGGTTGTGCAGAGCCCGGCCACATCGTCGGCATATCCATATCCGGGGCCTCCCCTGATGAGATAGAGAGGGGTATGATACTCTCCCATCCAGACTATGAACCTGAAGCTGTGAGGGAATTTGAGGCAGAGGTCGCCATACTGGTGCATCCGACAACCATAAAGGCGGGCTATGAGAGTGTGACCCACATTGAAACCATAGCCGAGACAACCGTTCTTGAACCCCTTGACTCTGATTTCATGTCTGCAGGTGACAGGGGCAGGGTGAGGATGAGGTTCAAGTACAGGCCCCACCATGTGAGGGAAGGTCAGAAGATAATCTTCCGTGAGGGAAGGAGCAAGGGGATAGGTTCAGTGACAAGGATCATAAGATAA
- a CDS encoding NifB/NifX family molybdenum-iron cluster-binding protein, whose amino-acid sequence MKIAIASSGTDLESEVSRFFGRAPYFMIVEMKDGNIESSEVIENPSASASGGAGIKTAQIIANNGVEAVIASSPGPNAFEVLNELGIKIYRATGASVEENIRLFTEGNLEEIRSAGSGRGRRRR is encoded by the coding sequence ATGAAGATAGCAATAGCGTCCTCTGGAACCGATCTGGAATCAGAGGTCAGCAGATTTTTTGGCAGAGCTCCCTATTTCATGATTGTTGAAATGAAGGATGGTAATATAGAATCCTCCGAAGTCATTGAAAACCCTTCAGCATCAGCTTCAGGGGGAGCAGGTATAAAAACAGCCCAGATAATTGCAAATAATGGTGTGGAGGCAGTTATAGCTTCTTCACCAGGTCCAAACGCCTTTGAGGTTCTGAATGAACTGGGCATAAAGATTTACCGGGCAACCGGAGCATCAGTTGAGGAGAATATCAGGCTCTTCACAGAGGGAAATCTTGAGGAGATACGATCAGCGGGCAGTGGCCGTGGCAGGAGAAGAAGATAG
- a CDS encoding TIGR00269 family protein — protein sequence MDVQKFNQRIMGRIRGLIEGHELIKPGEHIAVALSGGKDSVLTLHALSDLRSDLDFELTAVSVDEGIRGYRSEGVKAARENTELLGVELIERSFRDEFDFELDRITDRFSSPCIPCGVFRRWILNRTAREISASKIATGHNMDDEIQSFIMSLARGDVRKFSKFGPELQRIHPAMVPRIKPLWSTPERDVALWAVLNDVRVHLDSCPYSDLSMRSRIRDFLNHLESENQDVKLRVMESFRGTFLPLAETGGLSECIQCGEPSSGDKCKACEFLELIKN from the coding sequence ATGGATGTCCAGAAATTCAACCAGAGAATCATGGGAAGGATCAGGGGACTCATAGAGGGTCATGAACTCATAAAACCAGGTGAACATATTGCAGTTGCACTATCAGGTGGAAAGGACAGTGTGCTGACACTGCACGCCCTCTCTGATCTCAGGAGCGACCTTGATTTTGAGCTCACAGCTGTAAGTGTTGACGAGGGGATAAGGGGCTACCGCAGTGAGGGGGTGAAGGCGGCAAGGGAGAACACAGAACTGCTTGGAGTTGAACTCATAGAGAGATCATTCAGGGACGAATTCGATTTTGAACTGGACAGGATCACTGATAGATTCAGCAGCCCCTGCATACCCTGCGGTGTCTTCAGGCGATGGATACTTAACAGGACGGCACGTGAGATAAGCGCCTCAAAGATTGCAACGGGCCACAACATGGATGATGAGATCCAGTCCTTCATCATGAGCCTCGCAAGGGGTGATGTGAGGAAATTCTCAAAATTCGGGCCAGAGCTTCAGAGGATACACCCTGCAATGGTGCCGCGCATAAAACCCCTCTGGAGCACGCCTGAGAGGGATGTGGCGCTCTGGGCTGTTCTCAATGATGTCAGGGTCCACCTTGACTCCTGTCCCTACTCTGACCTTTCCATGAGGTCAAGGATAAGGGACTTCCTCAACCATCTTGAATCAGAAAATCAGGATGTGAAGTTAAGGGTGATGGAATCATTCAGGGGGACCTTCCTCCCCCTGGCCGAAACCGGGGGTCTCAGTGAATGTATACAGTGTGGAGAACCTTCATCAGGGGATAAATGTAAGGCATGCGAGTTCCTGGAACTCATAAAAAACTGA
- a CDS encoding DUF1922 domain-containing protein, with protein sequence MYIIFRCDCGRALYSREGAKTRKCVCGRTVNVKDRRIFGRADSFEEASELVRKLQEEKYGSCHFTNPIK encoded by the coding sequence ATGTACATAATATTCAGATGCGACTGTGGAAGGGCCCTCTACTCAAGGGAGGGTGCAAAAACCCGGAAATGCGTCTGCGGGAGGACCGTGAATGTCAAAGATAGACGCATATTCGGAAGGGCTGATAGCTTCGAGGAAGCATCGGAACTTGTAAGAAAACTGCAGGAAGAAAAATATGGCTCATGCCATTTCACAAATCCCATAAAATAG
- a CDS encoding DUF134 domain-containing protein — MPRPRRFRRILGEPRVVTFSPEASEDETVVEITLDEFEAIRLRDYHDIKQKKAAEIMGISQPTFHRTLTSARGKIAVALVEGRPIILKGGDYITDRRRYKCMDCQFEWISPEKEYKKCPDCGSENINVVSAETIPRFGRGGYGRGFGAGRGAPRVCKCIECGYEAPKTPGVPCRTEKCPKCGAPMCGAD, encoded by the coding sequence ATGCCTAGACCGAGAAGATTCAGAAGAATTCTTGGAGAACCCCGTGTGGTCACATTTTCTCCGGAAGCCAGTGAGGATGAGACAGTGGTTGAGATAACCCTCGATGAATTTGAGGCAATAAGGCTGAGGGACTACCATGACATTAAACAGAAAAAGGCCGCTGAGATCATGGGAATATCACAGCCAACATTCCACAGAACCCTGACATCAGCACGGGGAAAGATAGCAGTGGCTCTGGTCGAGGGCAGACCAATAATACTGAAGGGAGGTGATTATATCACAGACAGAAGAAGATACAAATGCATGGACTGCCAGTTCGAATGGATCTCACCTGAAAAGGAATACAAAAAATGTCCGGACTGCGGTTCAGAGAACATAAACGTCGTATCAGCCGAAACAATACCAAGGTTTGGTAGAGGCGGATACGGAAGGGGCTTTGGTGCTGGACGCGGAGCTCCACGTGTCTGCAAATGCATTGAATGTGGATACGAGGCACCGAAAACACCTGGAGTACCCTGCAGGACAGAGAAGTGTCCTAAGTGCGGAGCACCAATGTGCGGCGCCGACTGA
- a CDS encoding methanogenesis marker 7 protein produces MYETLTYQGGVHRHEEMKELIEDLGGFVLQENMLQMDLILTLAVPIEDVDKVREKAKELLGKIKVAPMAGTEIAIVSPTLARHHLPHSACDISEYLRRYGAKDNMIGLARGAGKGISRISEDEKKLIEEHDLAVFALGSFEQCIKDKVHLFSDIKIPVVVTGSPEEIDLSDLPGADAYVGGLGRIPRRLKRGEDIRALRKLVEVVEGLLDQKRRDMAADPPLVPSILVKTEIENQVPAIREVYSPTPVTSQLDGVRVKLNYDRYHEEIADVRVSDYRLGDISEIRKSMMYDYILVKLLPESSIVQ; encoded by the coding sequence ATGTATGAAACCTTAACGTATCAGGGCGGTGTGCACCGCCATGAGGAGATGAAGGAACTCATTGAGGACCTGGGGGGCTTCGTGCTCCAGGAGAACATGCTTCAGATGGACCTGATACTCACCCTGGCGGTCCCAATAGAGGACGTGGATAAGGTCAGGGAGAAGGCTAAGGAGCTCCTGGGGAAGATCAAGGTGGCCCCCATGGCTGGTACCGAGATAGCCATTGTCTCCCCGACCCTTGCCAGGCACCACCTTCCCCACTCTGCCTGTGACATATCAGAGTACCTCAGGAGATACGGTGCCAAGGATAACATGATAGGACTTGCCCGTGGCGCAGGTAAGGGCATCTCAAGGATATCTGAGGATGAGAAAAAACTCATAGAGGAGCATGACCTTGCAGTTTTCGCACTCGGGAGCTTTGAGCAGTGCATAAAGGACAAGGTCCACCTCTTCAGTGACATAAAGATCCCGGTGGTTGTCACTGGTTCCCCCGAGGAGATTGACCTCAGCGACCTTCCAGGCGCAGACGCCTACGTTGGTGGTCTCGGGAGGATACCCCGGAGGCTGAAGAGGGGAGAGGATATACGAGCGTTAAGGAAGCTTGTGGAGGTTGTTGAGGGACTCCTTGATCAGAAAAGGCGTGATATGGCTGCTGATCCTCCTCTTGTCCCATCCATACTTGTGAAGACCGAGATAGAGAACCAGGTGCCTGCCATCAGGGAGGTATACTCACCAACTCCTGTAACCAGTCAGCTTGATGGTGTCCGCGTCAAACTCAACTATGACCGCTACCATGAGGAGATAGCCGACGTGAGGGTATCTGATTACCGGCTGGGGGATATCTCTGAGATCAGGAAGTCAATGATGTATGACTACATCCTTGTGAAGCTCCTCCCCGAGAGTTCAATAGTTCAGTGA
- a CDS encoding Mrp/NBP35 family ATP-binding protein, with protein sequence MTAEDTQKLTIMEQDVKIARAMSKIKHKIVIMSGKGGVGKSTVTVKLAEEFTRNGYSVCVLDADVHGPDIPKMMHVREPEITLTGNLINPIPTPVGATVMSIEFFLPSEDTPVIWRGPKKTGAIRQLLADVNWEGIDVLIVDNPPGTGDEPLTVLQSIPGIDGVVIVTTPQEVSIHDVEKCINMVNHLKIPVMGIIENMSYLHCPECGKKIFLFGKDGGKYLAEKFDLQFLGEIPFETGISGDNESSAISDINTEMVKIFNKLEKYLKDGGVN encoded by the coding sequence ATGACTGCTGAAGACACTCAAAAACTGACCATAATGGAACAGGACGTGAAAATCGCGAGGGCCATGTCCAAAATAAAACATAAAATCGTTATTATGAGTGGAAAGGGGGGTGTTGGGAAGTCCACAGTCACAGTAAAACTTGCTGAAGAGTTTACCAGGAATGGTTACAGTGTATGTGTACTTGATGCAGATGTCCATGGCCCTGATATCCCGAAGATGATGCATGTGAGGGAACCCGAGATCACCCTGACAGGAAATCTTATAAATCCCATACCCACACCAGTGGGTGCAACTGTGATGTCAATAGAATTCTTCCTCCCATCAGAGGACACACCGGTCATATGGAGGGGACCAAAAAAGACAGGGGCCATAAGACAGCTACTTGCAGATGTTAACTGGGAAGGAATCGACGTTTTAATCGTTGATAACCCTCCGGGAACAGGGGATGAGCCACTAACGGTTCTCCAGTCCATTCCTGGCATTGACGGTGTGGTCATAGTCACAACCCCCCAGGAAGTTTCAATCCATGACGTTGAAAAATGTATCAACATGGTTAATCACCTGAAGATTCCAGTCATGGGAATCATAGAGAACATGTCATATCTCCATTGTCCAGAATGCGGCAAAAAGATATTTCTATTCGGTAAAGATGGTGGAAAATATCTTGCAGAAAAATTTGATCTCCAGTTTCTGGGTGAAATCCCCTTTGAAACAGGGATATCTGGGGATAATGAATCATCAGCCATTTCAGACATCAACACCGAGATGGTGAAGATATTCAATAAACTTGAGAAGTACCTTAAAGATGGTGGTGTTAATTAA
- a CDS encoding metallophosphoesterase has product MKREIQVSAFIIFITLGYYLLNILALGFLGAEFLSIPLTLLLPASILIEREKPNPISRATYIFSMLWLVFMIYLLTGWALIQFIWFFMDLPWLKVLTVSSAAVAVAYGVFRAARPEIKFVEIPFPVEESLRFVQLSDVHMGTVRSAGFLKGVSGAVNRVEPAAVLITGDLLDGSRPVDSSILSTLKTEAPIFFVSGNHDTYAGDFRATVSDAGMMCIDQSVIEFEGIQIIGVGYSMERHSIPAILDMLDFDEDRPALLLHHLPVDWEDARERGIDLQLSGHTHGGQFYPFNIIVGLMFPFLRGLYSDSGSFLYVSEGTGTWGPPVRLGSSCEITVIDLVPLRGCDEGNSGDLHLHG; this is encoded by the coding sequence ATGAAGAGGGAGATACAGGTTTCTGCTTTCATCATCTTCATCACACTTGGCTATTACCTTTTAAACATCCTTGCCCTGGGATTTCTTGGCGCGGAGTTTCTCAGCATCCCCCTGACCCTTCTACTACCTGCATCAATCCTGATTGAGAGGGAGAAACCGAACCCCATTTCAAGGGCCACCTACATTTTTTCAATGCTGTGGCTGGTCTTCATGATCTATCTCCTCACTGGATGGGCCCTAATTCAATTCATATGGTTCTTCATGGACCTCCCATGGCTGAAGGTTCTGACCGTATCATCGGCTGCAGTAGCTGTCGCATATGGCGTATTCAGAGCTGCAAGGCCTGAAATTAAGTTTGTTGAGATCCCTTTTCCTGTTGAGGAAAGTTTGAGGTTCGTCCAGCTCTCTGACGTTCACATGGGAACGGTACGCTCTGCAGGTTTCCTCAAAGGGGTTTCAGGGGCTGTCAACAGGGTTGAACCGGCAGCGGTTTTAATAACAGGGGACCTTCTGGATGGTTCAAGGCCTGTGGATTCCAGCATTCTATCAACCCTTAAAACAGAGGCACCCATATTTTTTGTTTCGGGTAATCATGATACCTATGCAGGTGACTTCAGAGCAACTGTTTCTGATGCAGGTATGATGTGTATTGATCAGTCTGTCATCGAATTTGAGGGTATACAGATAATAGGTGTTGGTTACTCCATGGAGAGGCATTCAATTCCAGCCATACTTGACATGCTCGATTTTGATGAGGATAGACCAGCGCTGCTTCTCCATCATCTTCCTGTGGACTGGGAGGATGCCAGGGAGCGCGGTATTGACCTTCAGCTATCTGGCCACACCCACGGCGGACAGTTCTACCCCTTCAACATCATCGTGGGACTGATGTTCCCATTTCTGAGGGGACTTTATTCTGATTCAGGGAGCTTCCTCTATGTTTCGGAGGGTACAGGTACCTGGGGTCCACCTGTACGTCTCGGATCATCCTGTGAGATAACTGTTATTGACCTGGTCCCTTTAAGGGGATGTGATGAGGGGAACTCCGGGGACCTACATTTACATGGATGA